CCGGAAAGCTCCCCGAGCCGCTGCGCAAGGTACTCGCCCTTTCCGGCGACATCCCCGAGGAAACCGGGATCGGATATCATGTCGAATACACCACATGCGACACCGGTCACAAAGTGATTGCCGCCGAATGTCGAAGCATGTTCGCCCGGCTTGATCTCCGGCCAGACACGCGGCCCGGTAACCACCGCTCCGATGGGAAGCCCGCCGGCAAGAGGCTTCGCAAGGGTCATGATGTCCGGTGTGACTCCGGAATGCTCGTGGGCATAGAGCTTTCCGGTTCTTCCCATACCGCACTGAACCTCGTCGACAATCAGAAGCGCCTCGTGTTCCCTGCAGAGCTTCTCCACGTTTTTCATAAAATCACTTTCACCCATGTTCACCCCCCCTTCACCCTGGAGGGGTTCGACGATAACAGCGGCAATCTCATCGGTAAACACTTTCTCCACCGATGTGAGGTCGTTGAAAATCGCTTCATGGAATCCCGGAACGAGCGGTTCGAAGTTTTTCTGGTACTTTTCCTGCATGGTTGCCGAGAGCGCTCCGAGCGTCCGTCCGTGGAAAGAGTTTTTGAACGCGATGAATCCCGTTTTCGGCTTCGGAAACTTTTTTCCCCATTTCCGCGCGAATTTCAATGCTCCCTCCACCGCCTCGGTGCCGCTGTTGCAGAAAAACACCCGTTCGCCGAAACAGGTTTTGCAAATTTTTTCGGCAAGCACAGCCTGAGAAGGTATGTGGTA
This sequence is a window from bacterium. Protein-coding genes within it:
- a CDS encoding acetylornithine/succinylornithine family transaminase, giving the protein FNSGLGVNAFGHCHPVIGDLIRKQAENIIHTSNLYHIPSQAVLAEKICKTCFGERVFFCNSGTEAVEGALKFARKWGKKFPKPKTGFIAFKNSFHGRTLGALSATMQEKYQKNFEPLVPGFHEAIFNDLTSVEKVFTDEIAAVIVEPLQGEGGVNMGESDFMKNVEKLCREHEALLIVDEVQCGMGRTGKLYAHEHSGVTPDIMTLAKPLAGGLPIGAVVTGPRVWPEIKPGEHASTFGGNHFVTGVACGVFDMISDPGFLGDVAGKGEYLAQRLGELSGRHSSIREIRGKGLLMGILVDFPASEAVEYFEKNHILMCAAGPDVIRFIPPLVVSRKDIDRVLDMLDTYLAGR